Sequence from the [Bacteroides] pectinophilus genome:
TAAAAAAAGAAAAAATGTGGAAATATGATATGCACGTTCACACCAGGGAGGTAAGTCCCTGTGGCAGGATGAGCGTTGAAGAAGTTGTTAATGCTTATATGGAAAGCGGTTATGACGGTATCTGGATTACTAACCATTTTCATAGGGAATTTCTTGAATTAACAGAGGGAATGGACTGGAATAAAAAGATAGATTTTTATCTGAAGCCAATCCGTGATGCAGTAAAAAATCTTAAGGACGCAGGAAAGGATTTTCATATCGGACTTGGAATGGAACTCAGATTCCTGACGGATCCGAATGATTATCTGATATATGGATTATCAGAGAAGCTTTTGTACAATGAAGCTGACAGATGGTTATACATGGATCTGCAGTCGTTCTATGAAAAGTATAAGGACAGGCTGCTTATAATCCAGGCTCATCCGAACCGCGCGGACAGTTCATATCCTGCCGATATAGATTATCTTCACGGAATGGAGGCGGTTAACACATCACCGCGCCATGACAGCGGTAATGAAAAGACGCAGAAGATACTTATTATGCATCCGTGGATGATTCCTACTGCAGGAAGTGACAGCCACAGACCGGAAGACATAGGAAGAACCGGAATTATGGCAGGAGAGAGTATAGACACGGAGGAACGTCTGGTGGCAGTATTAAAGAGCAGGGAGTACGCACTGATATGAGCTGTATATATGCAATTCCGTTTGGGCAGGCTGACTGCTTTGTTGTGGCGCTTGATACCGGCAACGGCAGAAGGTATGTGCTGATAGATGGTGGGACAAGAAAGCATGGGCGCAATGAATTAAGGCTTTTTCTGGAAGATAACAATATCAGCAGCATAAGCCTGTTAGCCGTAACACATATGCATCAGGATCACATAGGCTATATCCCGGAGATGACCGGGAGACTGCATACAGAGACGGCGCTATTACCATTCCGCGCGAAGCTTATGCGTGGGATGATGATTGACAATTCTGAGATGAGAGAGGATTATTTTGACCTTCTCAGGATAGCAATGAATCTTGAAAATCAGCACACAAAGATTTATTACAACAACAGCATTCAGAAGTATCAGTCATTTGTAATTGGGGATTACATGCTGACTGTAATATATCCGAACAGGGACAGCGCACTGACATTGACAAAGGACAGCAGCCTTATTAATGGTGACAGCTCAGTTATGTTACTGACAAAAGGTAAAAGACAGCTTGCCCTGTTCTGCGGCGATTGTTTTGAGGAGAATTTTTCTGGTTTGTATTTTCAATATGTGGAAGATAATTGTCTGGAAAAAGGCGTGGAAGTCCTGAAGCTGTCACATCATGGGAGAAATGATAAAGGACACGTTTATTATACGGAAGATTTTTTGAAGAAAATCAGTCCACGGAAGACTGTTATTACAAGTGACACGGGCAATATAAAAAAATATTCCGCTGAGTGGAAGCGGATACTGACCGGAACTGATACTTATGTTATCGAAGATAAAATAATGGAGATTGTGATAGAAGAATAGGAAAATAGTGAAAAATTCTCAACAAGCGCTTATGTAATTGTAATTACAATCGCCTGTGTTATAATTTTAGCGGGTTAGCAATAACTAACCCGCTAAAATTATATATGCGGCATTATAAGGATGCCTGGAAAGGGGCGCTATGTCAGAGGGAGATAGAAAGTTTCTTGAAATAGTTGATTTGAAAAAAGGCTTTGGAAGCGGCGATACAAGACAGGAGGTACTGCGCGGGATGAATTTCTCGGTATCTAAGGGAGAGTTCTGCGTACTGCTCGGACCGTCAGGTTCAGGCAAGTCAACACTGCTTAATATTATCGGAGGAATTGACAATGCCGATTCCGGATACATTTCCATTAACGGTGATAAGCTGGAGGAGATGAATGAGAAAA
This genomic interval carries:
- a CDS encoding PHP domain-containing protein, with product MESELKKEKMWKYDMHVHTREVSPCGRMSVEEVVNAYMESGYDGIWITNHFHREFLELTEGMDWNKKIDFYLKPIRDAVKNLKDAGKDFHIGLGMELRFLTDPNDYLIYGLSEKLLYNEADRWLYMDLQSFYEKYKDRLLIIQAHPNRADSSYPADIDYLHGMEAVNTSPRHDSGNEKTQKILIMHPWMIPTAGSDSHRPEDIGRTGIMAGESIDTEERLVAVLKSREYALI
- a CDS encoding MBL fold metallo-hydrolase — translated: MSCIYAIPFGQADCFVVALDTGNGRRYVLIDGGTRKHGRNELRLFLEDNNISSISLLAVTHMHQDHIGYIPEMTGRLHTETALLPFRAKLMRGMMIDNSEMREDYFDLLRIAMNLENQHTKIYYNNSIQKYQSFVIGDYMLTVIYPNRDSALTLTKDSSLINGDSSVMLLTKGKRQLALFCGDCFEENFSGLYFQYVEDNCLEKGVEVLKLSHHGRNDKGHVYYTEDFLKKISPRKTVITSDTGNIKKYSAEWKRILTGTDTYVIEDKIMEIVIEE